A single region of the Vibrio cyclitrophicus genome encodes:
- a CDS encoding MetQ/NlpA family ABC transporter substrate-binding protein, with the protein MNRYKKITASLLALAFVFGVTGCGKKDEAIIKIGATVGPHAQVVQAVAKEAAKQGINIELVEFSDYITPNAALDDGSIQLNSYQHQPFLDNFNANHDSQLVSIGRSILMRMGIYSNKYTSLDSIPDNARIAIPNDPTNGGRGLLLLEDAGLISLKDNAGFNASLNDIVDNPKNIRFVEVDAAQLPRSLDDVDAAAITMNYVMSAGLDPKKQGIYLEKKDAPLAVMVVAAREEDKNNETYKKIISIYHSQEINDFLDSTFKGTIEAAN; encoded by the coding sequence ATGAACCGCTACAAAAAAATCACCGCATCCCTATTGGCATTAGCATTCGTATTCGGCGTGACAGGATGTGGGAAAAAAGACGAGGCTATCATCAAGATTGGGGCGACAGTTGGCCCACATGCACAAGTTGTACAGGCAGTCGCTAAGGAAGCAGCAAAGCAAGGGATTAACATTGAACTCGTCGAATTCTCAGATTACATCACCCCTAACGCAGCACTGGACGATGGAAGTATCCAACTGAACAGTTACCAGCATCAGCCATTTCTCGATAACTTTAATGCCAATCACGATAGCCAGTTAGTTTCTATCGGACGCTCAATTTTGATGCGTATGGGCATTTACTCGAACAAGTACACTTCGCTTGACTCTATCCCAGATAACGCACGAATCGCGATTCCAAACGACCCAACGAATGGCGGGCGCGGACTGTTACTACTTGAAGATGCTGGGCTGATTTCATTAAAAGACAACGCTGGTTTCAACGCTTCATTAAACGATATTGTTGATAACCCGAAGAACATTCGATTTGTTGAAGTGGATGCCGCTCAGCTACCCCGCTCTCTTGACGATGTAGATGCAGCAGCAATCACCATGAACTATGTCATGTCGGCTGGACTCGATCCTAAGAAACAAGGCATTTACTTAGAGAAAAAAGACGCACCTTTAGCTGTGATGGTTGTGGCAGCGCGAGAAGAAGACAAAAACAATGAAACGTATAAAAAGATCATCTCAATTTACCACTCACAAGAGATCAATGACTTTTTAGACAGCACTTTCAAAGGCACCATAGAAGCTGCAAATTAA
- a CDS encoding dienelactone hydrolase family protein, translated as MNKSTESQSDPTRSIPQEAFDWYDEYAHGLIDRREFMARLSGLAVLGLTMTTLTSALIPNYAQAEQVSFNDPSIKATYEKFPSPKGHGEGYGYLVVPKELEGNAPVVLVIHENRGLNPYVKDVARRLAAAGFIAFAPDALYSLGGYPGNDDEGRAMQKSLSKEKIEEDFIAAANFLKSHEKSTGKLGAVGFCFGGYIVNMLAAVMPEQLDAGVPFYGTPAAPDLRKNVKGPLLIQFAGIDKRVNATWPDYEAELKANEADYTAYIYDGVNHGFHNDSTGRYAEEEAELAWKRTLEFFNQKLS; from the coding sequence ATGAATAAAAGTACCGAATCTCAATCAGATCCAACTCGATCTATCCCCCAAGAAGCATTTGATTGGTATGACGAATATGCACACGGTCTGATTGATCGCAGGGAATTTATGGCTCGCCTATCCGGGTTGGCTGTACTTGGTTTAACCATGACAACATTAACTTCTGCATTGATTCCTAATTATGCGCAGGCAGAGCAAGTCTCTTTCAATGATCCTTCCATCAAAGCAACCTACGAGAAGTTTCCTTCGCCTAAAGGACACGGCGAAGGCTATGGTTACTTGGTGGTACCCAAAGAGTTAGAGGGTAATGCACCTGTTGTATTGGTCATTCATGAAAATAGAGGCTTAAATCCATACGTTAAGGATGTGGCAAGACGACTCGCGGCCGCTGGGTTTATTGCGTTTGCACCTGATGCACTCTATTCGCTTGGCGGGTATCCAGGTAATGATGATGAAGGTCGAGCAATGCAAAAGTCATTATCCAAAGAGAAAATCGAAGAAGACTTTATCGCCGCTGCAAACTTTTTGAAATCTCATGAAAAAAGCACCGGTAAGCTAGGCGCAGTCGGTTTTTGCTTTGGTGGCTACATCGTGAATATGTTAGCAGCTGTCATGCCAGAGCAACTGGACGCGGGCGTTCCCTTTTATGGTACTCCTGCCGCCCCTGATTTAAGAAAGAACGTTAAAGGGCCATTACTGATCCAATTCGCTGGAATCGATAAACGTGTGAACGCGACTTGGCCAGACTATGAAGCTGAACTCAAAGCGAACGAAGCAGACTACACAGCTTACATCTATGACGGCGTGAACCATGGCTTCCATAACGATTCAACAGGTCGCTATGCTGAAGAAGAAGCAGAGTTAGCTTGGAAACGTACACTTGAGTTCTTTAATCAAAAGCTTTCTTAA
- a CDS encoding DUF1501 domain-containing protein, with protein MISRRQLLAAMASTPIVSMMGTGSAHALPNNDYKALVCVFLFGGNDGFNMVVPYNNAHYDEYTTARPDIAIPQASLLPLALNTGSDLTLGLHPSMIDAQNLINNGKMVPIANSGVLIEPSTKEGLESGTHLMPPFLFSHNSQQTEWQRGWSGSTTTLGWAGRMMDVLSSAADEISPTFSLNGYSQLLNSSMHSANLINASSLPQVNAINNTQRRKSFDQVMSLSPLTAFGREFDRVKGDSISIRDTLATAIDSVPEEGHFPDSSLSQQLHTVARLIKSSDQLGHQRQVYFVGFGGFDTHANQLSDHAELMTVLSQSLAAFNQSMETSGLGDKVTTMTMSDFGRRLASNGTGTDHGWASNHFVMGGALNGGQLYGQWPSLILDGENDFNKGRMIPTTSVEQIGATIAKWMGVSNNNAMDYIFPNLVNFSVQDLGFLKNE; from the coding sequence ATGATTTCACGTCGTCAACTGTTAGCAGCTATGGCCTCAACTCCCATTGTCTCGATGATGGGAACTGGCTCAGCACACGCGTTGCCAAACAATGACTACAAAGCACTGGTTTGTGTGTTTCTGTTTGGCGGCAATGATGGTTTTAACATGGTGGTGCCTTACAATAATGCACACTACGATGAATATACAACTGCTCGTCCAGATATCGCCATCCCACAAGCCTCATTGTTGCCTTTGGCCCTGAATACCGGATCAGATCTGACATTGGGCTTACATCCATCAATGATTGATGCTCAAAACCTGATTAACAATGGCAAAATGGTTCCAATTGCAAATAGCGGAGTCTTGATTGAGCCTTCTACAAAAGAAGGTTTAGAGAGTGGTACCCACTTAATGCCACCTTTTTTATTTTCCCATAATTCACAACAAACGGAGTGGCAACGCGGTTGGTCTGGCAGTACTACTACGCTCGGTTGGGCAGGACGAATGATGGACGTACTTAGCAGTGCTGCAGATGAGATTAGCCCAACTTTCAGTCTTAATGGGTATAGTCAGCTACTCAATAGCAGCATGCATAGTGCTAATCTCATCAATGCATCGTCACTACCTCAAGTAAATGCGATTAACAATACTCAGCGTCGTAAGAGTTTTGACCAGGTGATGAGCTTATCTCCCTTAACAGCATTTGGAAGAGAGTTTGATCGTGTGAAAGGGGATTCGATTTCAATACGAGATACACTGGCAACAGCTATCGATTCGGTACCAGAAGAGGGGCATTTCCCCGATAGCTCTTTGAGTCAGCAACTTCATACGGTAGCACGGTTGATTAAGTCGAGTGATCAGTTAGGCCATCAAAGACAAGTGTATTTTGTTGGCTTCGGTGGGTTTGACACCCACGCTAACCAATTAAGTGACCATGCTGAGTTAATGACAGTTTTAAGCCAATCACTTGCAGCGTTCAATCAGTCAATGGAAACATCAGGGTTGGGTGATAAAGTGACGACGATGACCATGTCTGATTTTGGACGACGATTAGCCAGTAATGGCACAGGTACCGACCATGGTTGGGCAAGCAATCACTTCGTGATGGGTGGTGCACTCAACGGAGGACAATTGTACGGACAATGGCCATCGTTAATCTTAGATGGAGAGAATGATTTCAATAAAGGGCGAATGATTCCGACCACTTCCGTTGAACAAATTGGTGCAACTATTGCGAAATGGATGGGGGTTAGCAATAACAATGCAATGGATTATATTTTTCCAAACTTAGTCAATTTTTCAGTCCAAGATTTAGGGTTCTTAAAGAACGAATAA
- a CDS encoding DUF1800 domain-containing protein, translated as MLKRHRFKLSLCFVSLSLLSACGGGDGDSGGGTTPEPNYLTQDQRYDLLYRSTFGPEPGSYQELANIGYEAWLDRQFSLPPSLHFTRLKEYPLVGDADSYNQSDRVAVWWDVSLNAPDQLRQRVAFALSEIFVISRYGASLNGRALEMANYYDMLITHAFGNYRDLIESVTLHPAMGDYLSMMANQKADPDRNRYPDENYAREVMQLFSIGLYELNQDGSDKLDTQGQLIPTYSQDDIENLARVFTGWHIAEKNNPSWGSKDGNWFLPMIAYPDYHDDEQKVVMDEIFVQGQTAEQDMAQAMDMLLNHPNTAPLISKHLIQRLVTSNPSPAYVARVSALFADNGEGVRGDLKVVIRGILTDVEALNGGDRSPVKMKEPLVAMANFFRALEAKSADPTGRFHNSINTFGAYGQSPLGSPSVFNFFSPDYAPNGEISAANDVAPEFEILSWNNFILTNNQLWSATGRTNYDGEENPNRIVINTAPLEMLANDHPALIEEIERRLLSQRMSEPLKAIVLEALEDLRDTQQSLKVRNALYIVVTSQEFHIEELAE; from the coding sequence ATGCTAAAGCGTCATCGCTTCAAATTGAGTTTATGCTTCGTAAGTTTATCACTGCTATCTGCATGTGGTGGCGGTGATGGCGATTCGGGAGGCGGCACGACTCCCGAACCGAACTACCTAACACAAGATCAACGATACGATCTTCTCTATCGTTCCACATTTGGTCCTGAGCCTGGGTCCTATCAAGAGTTGGCCAATATTGGCTATGAAGCTTGGTTAGATAGGCAGTTTTCTTTGCCCCCGAGTTTGCATTTTACGCGCCTAAAAGAGTATCCGTTGGTTGGTGATGCAGACAGCTACAATCAATCGGATCGTGTGGCCGTATGGTGGGATGTCAGTTTGAATGCTCCGGATCAACTGCGACAGCGTGTCGCCTTTGCGTTAAGTGAAATTTTCGTAATTTCACGCTATGGCGCAAGCCTGAATGGTCGTGCACTAGAAATGGCCAACTACTACGACATGCTTATCACACATGCTTTTGGCAATTATCGAGACCTTATTGAATCAGTGACGCTTCACCCTGCGATGGGGGATTACCTATCAATGATGGCCAATCAAAAGGCTGACCCAGACCGCAATCGCTACCCAGATGAGAACTATGCACGTGAAGTGATGCAATTATTTAGCATCGGCCTTTATGAATTGAACCAAGACGGCAGCGATAAACTGGATACTCAAGGACAACTGATTCCAACTTATTCTCAAGATGATATTGAAAACCTCGCGCGTGTGTTTACTGGCTGGCACATTGCTGAAAAAAACAATCCATCATGGGGCTCTAAAGACGGCAATTGGTTTTTGCCAATGATCGCTTACCCTGATTATCATGACGATGAGCAAAAGGTCGTGATGGATGAGATCTTTGTACAAGGACAAACCGCAGAGCAAGATATGGCGCAAGCGATGGATATGTTGCTTAACCACCCAAATACTGCACCGTTGATCAGTAAACATCTAATTCAAAGGTTGGTGACATCCAACCCGTCCCCAGCTTACGTCGCTCGAGTAAGCGCACTATTCGCTGACAACGGCGAAGGAGTCCGAGGGGATCTTAAAGTGGTTATCCGTGGAATCTTAACAGATGTCGAAGCGCTTAATGGTGGAGATCGCTCTCCGGTTAAGATGAAAGAGCCATTGGTAGCAATGGCTAACTTTTTCCGTGCACTAGAAGCCAAATCAGCCGATCCTACTGGGCGATTCCATAATTCCATTAATACATTTGGGGCATATGGACAATCGCCACTTGGTTCTCCAAGTGTGTTTAACTTTTTCTCTCCTGATTATGCTCCGAATGGCGAGATCTCTGCGGCGAACGATGTTGCGCCTGAGTTTGAAATATTGAGTTGGAATAATTTCATTCTGACCAATAATCAACTTTGGTCAGCCACAGGCAGAACGAATTACGACGGCGAAGAGAACCCCAATCGTATAGTCATTAATACTGCGCCATTGGAAATGCTAGCCAATGATCACCCGGCATTGATCGAAGAGATTGAAAGGCGCCTGCTTTCTCAAAGAATGAGCGAGCCGCTTAAGGCCATCGTACTAGAAGCATTAGAAGACCTTCGCGATACCCAACAGAGTTTAAAGGTTCGCAATGCTCTCTATATTGTTGTGACCAGTCAAGAGTTCCATATTGAGGAGTTAGCCGAATGA
- a CDS encoding GGDEF domain-containing protein: MDVHTLAIYTSLLTATVASAMLLTHKYILAGTTLGVNYIAYAALLLGASVTPLSLGFTQSSESIVFLSNSAYATAFGLLLVGISVLRGASRSFLVISFIISFLGISFFLYSALVAPSVTSRIEARSILVVTICILALYANYSGEEHDNREAKCLLNLILFINILYMVIRGVLAHTKGTNSNYYLISDIHKLSFVLMTITIIGVAFSVFWILTDRLLKQTYRSSITDEQTGLYNRRGLAELIPKLVQQGRESSISVLMVDLDHFKKINDTYGHDKGDDVIQHFGKTLLDTCRASDFCFRYGGEEFVVILPRVNKVQAMQIAERIRNNAKHNSNEKLSSGRYTVSIGVTQALINDDWNSLIKRADNALYEAKSQGRDCIVDR, translated from the coding sequence ATGGATGTACACACCTTAGCTATATATACCTCTTTATTAACAGCCACGGTTGCGAGTGCTATGTTGTTAACTCATAAATATATACTCGCTGGAACCACGTTAGGGGTTAATTATATTGCTTATGCTGCTTTGCTGTTAGGAGCCAGTGTTACACCACTTTCACTCGGTTTTACTCAATCTTCAGAATCGATAGTTTTTCTTTCCAATAGTGCATACGCAACGGCTTTTGGGTTGTTGCTCGTTGGAATAAGCGTGTTACGAGGAGCAAGTCGATCTTTTCTCGTAATATCATTCATCATTAGCTTCCTTGGCATTAGCTTCTTTCTTTATAGCGCCCTAGTTGCGCCTTCTGTTACTTCTAGGATCGAAGCTCGAAGTATTCTCGTTGTGACGATATGTATCTTGGCCCTCTATGCGAACTATTCAGGGGAAGAACACGACAACAGAGAAGCAAAGTGTCTGTTGAATCTGATCCTGTTTATCAACATTCTCTATATGGTAATTAGGGGTGTACTTGCTCATACCAAAGGAACGAACTCGAACTATTACCTGATATCAGATATTCATAAACTGTCTTTCGTTCTCATGACAATCACGATTATTGGCGTCGCATTTTCAGTGTTTTGGATCTTAACTGATCGTTTATTAAAGCAAACCTATCGTTCTTCGATCACTGATGAACAAACAGGCCTTTATAATCGTAGAGGTCTAGCTGAGCTGATACCCAAGCTTGTTCAACAAGGTCGAGAGAGTAGTATCTCTGTACTGATGGTCGACCTAGATCATTTCAAAAAAATTAATGATACTTATGGTCATGACAAAGGGGATGATGTGATTCAGCACTTTGGAAAAACGCTTCTAGATACATGCCGCGCAAGCGATTTCTGTTTTCGCTATGGTGGAGAAGAGTTTGTTGTCATTTTACCTAGAGTTAATAAAGTTCAAGCAATGCAGATAGCTGAAAGAATAAGAAACAACGCAAAACACAACTCCAATGAAAAGCTCTCTTCTGGAAGGTATACCGTTAGCATCGGAGTAACTCAAGCTCTCATAAATGATGACTGGAATTCATTAATTAAACGAGCGGATAACGCACTATATGAAGCAAAATCTCAAGGCCGCGATTGCATCGTTGATCGTTAA
- a CDS encoding metallophosphoesterase, which translates to MNTVYQISDCHLSDESSYENLRRALEYVSKDTICKTIFLTGDICCNPKPGDYIRLETFIRQHINDQSIYAIAGNHDDSSLMRTELKGSTICVTDKATIGQREFVFLDSSFKPLDNQHPLGSGRIDNRGMAQLKQQLRKTNDPIVVVHHPVIPVGADWMKAIRLENDADVMSVLRKYRVRDVICGHGHDGITATQQGITQYMAPSTAYGFDHFINEYNRSEKVGLSRISFSLDSIDYQAVYF; encoded by the coding sequence ATGAATACCGTGTACCAAATCAGTGATTGTCACCTTTCCGATGAATCCAGCTATGAAAACCTGCGTAGAGCACTGGAATACGTCAGCAAAGACACAATATGCAAGACCATCTTTCTGACTGGTGATATCTGTTGTAATCCCAAACCGGGTGACTACATTCGATTAGAGACGTTCATTAGGCAGCACATTAACGACCAATCCATTTACGCGATTGCAGGCAATCATGATGACTCTTCCTTAATGCGCACAGAACTAAAAGGCTCGACGATTTGTGTCACCGACAAAGCCACCATCGGTCAACGAGAGTTTGTGTTCCTAGACTCAAGCTTCAAGCCGCTTGATAACCAACACCCACTTGGTTCAGGTCGTATTGATAACCGCGGCATGGCTCAGCTAAAACAACAGTTAAGAAAAACCAATGACCCTATCGTGGTTGTTCACCACCCTGTCATTCCAGTCGGTGCCGATTGGATGAAAGCGATTCGCCTAGAGAACGACGCTGATGTGATGAGCGTGCTTCGAAAATATCGCGTTCGTGATGTGATCTGCGGTCATGGCCATGATGGAATAACAGCAACACAACAAGGCATAACTCAATATATGGCCCCGTCGACAGCCTATGGTTTTGACCACTTTATCAATGAATACAATCGCAGCGAGAAGGTCGGATTAAGTCGAATCTCGTTCTCTCTTGATTCCATCGACTACCAAGCTGTTTATTTCTAA
- a CDS encoding YcxB family protein: MSKEPGFTTEYKLDKTFFAECYDQTSLPTQFPKAYLKGILFLIFGVVLLEFELLPNGYVGWFFIVLSVIEAFSVYCKRTWWLWRQRISSGAGSKIVFQGDANGVSYKNHKATNTIAWSDIDQLEQTDLGFILHIGKQRQYVSKSCLSDEAIAFMIEHHTASKSK, from the coding sequence ATGTCTAAAGAACCCGGTTTCACTACAGAATATAAACTCGACAAGACGTTTTTCGCGGAGTGTTATGATCAAACTAGCCTTCCGACTCAATTTCCAAAAGCCTACTTAAAAGGAATACTGTTTCTTATTTTTGGTGTGGTTCTACTGGAGTTTGAACTATTACCTAACGGTTATGTTGGCTGGTTCTTTATTGTTTTGAGTGTGATTGAAGCATTCAGTGTGTACTGCAAGAGAACATGGTGGTTATGGCGACAAAGAATCAGCTCTGGTGCAGGCAGTAAAATCGTCTTTCAAGGTGATGCAAACGGTGTGAGTTACAAAAACCACAAAGCGACCAACACTATCGCGTGGAGTGACATCGACCAACTTGAGCAGACCGACCTTGGTTTTATCCTGCATATCGGTAAACAGCGCCAATATGTGAGTAAATCTTGTTTAAGCGATGAAGCCATTGCGTTCATGATTGAACATCACACCGCATCAAAATCGAAATAA
- a CDS encoding nickel/cobalt transporter yields the protein MKKNQSKLNHYLIGAGAFVLIAVGAYQLWSMWPSLVISSIQWQREVNSELADLLYEAKSNPWGAGSYLIGFSFIYGMLHSLGPGHGKVIVSTYLATHPTKAKASLVLTIVSAFLQALVAIVLVSVLIWGFSASMRVVNDKANMFVSLSFALVAVVGALICWKALKNIYTTMRKPKLKVKTITTLVTDTSSPISVQSPMAFRSSVSAGSMMLNPSNALQPTEHSHADHSQADCGCGHQHVADADAINKASTLREYAGIIVTIGVRPCTGAIMVLLFANMVGLYWMGVLSAFAMAVGTALTTSLIAMMTLTGKHLVKRYLAAGNKNSNASLKTAGHYLQLFGGILLVLIGLLLMNGQDSGMSHVFTM from the coding sequence ATGAAGAAAAATCAATCAAAACTCAATCACTATCTCATTGGTGCCGGTGCTTTCGTGCTTATTGCTGTTGGGGCATATCAATTGTGGTCTATGTGGCCATCGTTAGTTATCTCTAGCATCCAATGGCAAAGAGAAGTCAATTCAGAGCTTGCAGATTTACTCTATGAAGCTAAATCGAATCCTTGGGGCGCAGGCAGTTACCTTATCGGATTCAGCTTTATCTATGGCATGCTTCATTCTCTAGGGCCTGGTCACGGCAAAGTTATCGTGTCTACTTACTTAGCAACTCACCCAACCAAAGCCAAAGCGAGTTTAGTGCTTACGATCGTCTCTGCTTTTTTACAAGCACTGGTCGCAATCGTATTGGTAAGCGTCTTGATCTGGGGCTTTAGTGCTTCCATGCGAGTCGTGAATGACAAAGCGAATATGTTCGTCTCATTAAGCTTTGCCTTAGTGGCGGTCGTCGGCGCACTTATATGCTGGAAAGCTTTAAAAAACATCTACACCACGATGCGTAAGCCTAAGCTGAAAGTGAAAACCATCACTACATTAGTTACTGATACGTCTTCACCAATTTCAGTCCAATCACCAATGGCGTTTCGCTCATCAGTATCTGCTGGCTCAATGATGTTGAATCCATCTAACGCATTACAACCTACAGAACACTCTCATGCAGATCATTCTCAAGCCGATTGTGGTTGCGGCCACCAGCATGTAGCCGATGCAGACGCAATAAACAAAGCTTCAACGCTCCGAGAATATGCGGGAATCATAGTGACGATTGGCGTAAGACCGTGCACCGGAGCAATCATGGTTCTGCTTTTCGCAAACATGGTTGGTCTATATTGGATGGGCGTACTGAGTGCCTTTGCGATGGCCGTAGGTACAGCATTGACAACCTCATTAATTGCAATGATGACGCTAACAGGCAAGCACTTAGTGAAGCGCTACTTGGCAGCTGGTAACAAAAACAGCAACGCCTCATTGAAAACCGCAGGTCACTATTTGCAACTCTTTGGCGGCATTTTGCTTGTGTTGATTGGCTTGTTATTAATGAATGGCCAAGACAGCGGCATGTCCCATGTTTTCACTATGTAG
- a CDS encoding DUF1007 family protein yields MKQLFILIDVINRLSSHYVSRFATCFCSIKSLTLGLAVLFFAPNLYAHPHSWIEMKTHIEGENGMITGLSMEWSFDAMTSMYMLDGEDVSADTEAETFKKLAASVIENMMYEHYFTYFYDGEEPIKYQVVENAKFERDKAKMVLTFDLPLSKPKPVTRDSLRVLIFDPSYFVDMSWLSNSDVTLSPELARQCQLELIEPNPTPEQMSYAMSLPVDADPDNTLGQLFTQSVELHCAAVPAS; encoded by the coding sequence ATGAAACAGCTATTTATTCTAATCGATGTCATCAATCGCCTCTCCTCACACTATGTAAGCCGTTTCGCGACATGCTTTTGCTCTATCAAGAGCTTGACTCTTGGCCTAGCAGTATTGTTTTTTGCGCCAAATCTATATGCCCACCCTCACTCTTGGATAGAGATGAAAACTCATATTGAGGGAGAGAATGGCATGATCACGGGTCTTTCTATGGAATGGTCTTTTGACGCAATGACATCTATGTACATGTTGGATGGAGAAGACGTATCTGCCGATACAGAAGCTGAGACATTCAAAAAGCTCGCTGCGTCTGTTATTGAAAACATGATGTACGAGCACTACTTTACGTACTTTTATGATGGAGAAGAGCCCATCAAATATCAGGTGGTCGAGAACGCAAAATTTGAGCGTGATAAAGCCAAGATGGTTCTAACATTTGACCTACCACTTTCTAAACCAAAACCAGTGACACGAGACTCGCTTCGCGTATTGATTTTTGACCCTAGTTACTTTGTCGACATGTCATGGCTATCCAATAGCGACGTGACCTTGTCACCTGAACTCGCGAGACAATGCCAGTTAGAGTTAATCGAGCCTAACCCAACTCCAGAACAGATGAGTTATGCGATGTCTTTACCTGTCGATGCTGATCCAGATAACACGCTAGGCCAACTGTTTACACAATCGGTTGAGCTTCACTGTGCTGCGGTTCCCGCTTCTTAG
- a CDS encoding transporter substrate-binding domain-containing protein, producing the protein MPKFFKSTFQYCALSIVFLFPFFSSYASSNPLKVGVYPCPPFVISSMEDEWSGLSVELWEQIAKEMDVEYTLETHRLDDLLNSIETEQIDVGVSCISITPERELFADFSHSFYETHLAIAVKKQGYLQTLHAIFFNPALWLIIGAVVFVAGLIGAFFYLLEHGENEKLYSMKSRTGRLLESFIMGLLFITRGPFNYFEFKSLTGRIATVFIGVFSMLFIASITAVLASKLTLSQGASHIEGVNDLANVEVGAKVATTSSLMLTSFGIRHKSYVDMPRLLAALEEGEVEAIVADDVVLKYMIGNGRVNGQFEDLEVLPYQLEKQNYGFIITENNVYEEEINRALLKIRESRKWRKILVDYFADQ; encoded by the coding sequence ATGCCAAAATTCTTCAAATCGACATTTCAATATTGTGCTCTATCAATCGTTTTCCTTTTTCCATTCTTCAGTAGTTATGCATCTTCCAACCCGCTTAAAGTCGGCGTTTATCCATGTCCTCCTTTTGTCATCAGTTCTATGGAAGACGAGTGGAGTGGCCTGAGTGTCGAGCTCTGGGAGCAGATCGCCAAAGAGATGGACGTTGAGTACACGCTAGAGACCCACCGCTTAGATGACTTACTCAACTCGATCGAAACCGAGCAAATTGATGTGGGTGTATCTTGTATTTCAATCACTCCAGAGCGAGAGTTGTTTGCCGACTTTTCTCATTCTTTTTACGAAACTCACCTCGCTATTGCTGTTAAGAAACAGGGCTACCTGCAAACTTTACACGCCATTTTCTTCAATCCCGCGTTGTGGCTGATCATTGGCGCCGTCGTTTTTGTCGCTGGTTTAATAGGCGCGTTTTTTTACCTATTGGAGCATGGCGAGAATGAAAAGCTCTACTCGATGAAAAGCCGAACGGGACGTTTGTTGGAAAGCTTTATCATGGGCTTGCTTTTCATCACTCGAGGTCCATTCAATTACTTTGAGTTTAAGAGCTTAACTGGACGAATTGCCACGGTATTCATTGGCGTGTTTAGTATGCTTTTCATAGCAAGTATTACCGCTGTATTAGCCAGTAAACTGACGCTCAGCCAAGGCGCTTCCCATATTGAAGGTGTGAATGATCTTGCGAATGTGGAGGTGGGTGCAAAGGTTGCCACGACGTCTTCTTTGATGCTCACAAGCTTCGGTATTCGGCACAAGAGTTATGTTGATATGCCTAGGCTTCTAGCAGCTTTAGAGGAAGGCGAAGTTGAAGCGATTGTCGCCGATGATGTGGTGCTCAAATATATGATCGGTAATGGCAGAGTAAACGGGCAGTTTGAAGATCTGGAAGTGTTGCCTTATCAGCTAGAGAAGCAGAATTATGGCTTTATCATCACTGAAAATAACGTGTACGAAGAAGAGATTAACCGTGCGCTGTTGAAGATTCGTGAATCACGAAAGTGGCGTAAAATCTTGGTCGATTATTTTGCCGACCAGTAA
- a CDS encoding HU family DNA-binding protein encodes MNKSQLVEHIATSADISKDQAGMALNALVEGISTSLANGDDVSILGFGSFKVNSRAARTGRNPRTGEEIQIAASKTLAFKAGKALKETCNL; translated from the coding sequence GTGAACAAATCTCAATTAGTTGAACACATCGCGACTTCTGCAGACATCTCAAAAGACCAGGCAGGCATGGCGCTCAATGCGCTTGTTGAAGGTATCTCTACTTCGCTTGCTAACGGTGATGACGTATCGATCCTTGGATTTGGTAGCTTTAAAGTTAACTCTCGCGCCGCTCGAACTGGTCGCAACCCGCGTACCGGAGAAGAGATTCAAATTGCAGCGTCAAAAACGCTAGCATTTAAAGCAGGTAAAGCACTGAAAGAGACGTGCAACCTGTAA